The segment CTTATGTTAGCTTGCTTGTTTAGatggaggaaataaaagaggttaatatgaaaatgatcAGACTATGCTGTTTAATAATGTGTGATATGAACCgggcagataaaaaaaatgctacTAATAGAGTAACTATAGAGTAACTGACCCAAATACAATAAGTAAGATAAGCATAATCAGGCATTTTCCACTCATTTTAAACTGCATGAAACACAGATTTATCCACCTATGCATACGTAAATTAAATCATGTAATACCTACAAAGGATGGCTATTAAGTTTAATGTATCATAAAACTGTTTGACTTAAAACAGTTACGTGAAAGTTATATTACTTAGTGATGCTGCAGTGTCTTTCTGTCTACACGGTTTTTGATTGGACTACGGATGTTTCCCAGCAACCAATTCACACATTACCAAAGTCTTAACTAGCTAAGACATTTCttaagttttaatggtgcaGCCCAATTTAATAAATCCCTTAATCCCAGACTTAGCTTGAAACTAGCAAGTAGTTACTGAGAATTTAGGAtggattttacacacaaacatagcaAAGGAATTAATCCAGATGCAGAGAGAGCAGCTGCAGTCATCTATTTAACTACAAGTTAAACTTACAGGAGCCATTCTACAACCACCAGAATGGAAGCTTCTTTTGCAGGTAAACCAATGGATGTCAAAACAAAGAGAGTGGTCACTGCTCCTGTAGCTGGGATCCCTGCTGCTCCTATGCTGGACACTGCTGATGTCACACTGCAGATCAAACACAAAGACTCTTTAGTGGGTTTTTGAGGAGAATACAAACCACAACATCCATTTTTTAAGCCACTTCTTCATAAAGGTTCCATATTATACACTTTTAATGAATCTTAACATTGctttttcatgatttttcttTGATTTCCAATAGAACATGGAGAGTGACTTACGAAAGTGTTAATAACTGGCTTAAGTCCAGATGGATGTGGTTGAGTTGGGCAATGAAAACTGCTGCGACCACTTCATAAAGGGCAGTTCCGTCCATGTTGATGTTGGTTCCAATGGGCAGCATGAAGCGAGTGACTCTTTTGTCGATCATGAGTTTTTCCTCACAACATCGGAAAGTGAGCGGCAGTGTGGCAGAGCTTAGAGACACGATGCATACTTTGTAAGTGCACAATTcaatgattgaaaaaaatatcaatttaaaCCATCTTAAAAATGTTAACTGCTCTTGTCCACTTGGCTTGGACAGTTCTgattatgaatgaaaaaataagctGTGGTCAAGAAAACACTGAGAACACACAGCTCTCTAAGACACTTTACTGTTAAGTAACCTTACCTGGATGAGATGACCAGTGCAGTCAGTAAGGCAGAAGAAACCCCTCTGATGACAGAAAAAGGGTTTCTTCTCACACACAGGAAATAGATCCCAGGTAAAACTATCACTCCATGTATTAtaagcctgaaacacacagtaAATACTGATTATATCAAATACAATTACTGACAACAGCAAGAGTTTACATTCACAATGCTCTGCTAGATTTAAAGTGAGACcatgtaacttttgaaagaagaaataacacgTCCCTCCTCTTAAAAAGGTAAAGCTGAAATCATAAGCAGTGAAACTTACAATTTCTCAGTTCATTACATGCAGGAATTTTGCTGCTACAGTCTTATTTGGTCTGGTATGTTTGGTGGCTAATGTAAGCAAACTTTACCTAGATATTGCTTTGTAACTCACAACACAGAGTAGGTAACCTATTTAACTTGCTAAACAGCTGCCACTGATAATGCTCATGCTAAAATATGATATTGTAacataatactaataataaaacaagtaGAGAAAAGTAATGTCTACCTACAGTCCATATAGACTTCTAGTTTTATTGATGaattaaacttttcatttgtaagaggaatttgtttaatctttaaaaagttGAATAGACttactttaaaggaccagtctttatgtttttgtgtggcTTATAGTCTGATCataaaaaaggcattttttcaTCACTGTTGCAACCTTTTAAAGGGCCAGAAATCATAAATAACAATTGTTGAATCCCTGCACTAAAATACCAGTAAATCAATTTGAGAGTATTAGTAGGTTCCAGTCCTCTGTTTAGATTTTTGTTGGGCAGATCTACCATTTGATTCACATTCGGATTGGGACTTTATGGGCAGTATTACCTGTTCTCATAAAACATAGCAATGGACAGATGACTTTGAAAGTGAATATACTGGCCATAGCCTCCTGCTCTCACCCATTAGTTGCTATGAAGGGCAGAGATGTCGCTAAATGTAGAATCAAAGTACCATTTTGGCAACAGCGCAATAAGAGTGAAGGTTAACGTACCCAACAACAACCACTACCATGAACTTTCCAAGTTTAAAGGTAGTTTCCCAGTCATGAACCTCAACAACATGGCTTGCAATCAAGAACAACACTCCAAATGGCAAGTAGCTGGAAAGAAAACAATGGTGTGAAAAAGTGAAGGGAATACTTAAGTGACTTAGTTAATGAAGTTTGATGATGACTGTTAAAAAAGAAACCAGTTATgaggaaaatgaataaatcaaatgtgataAAGAATACATACTGTTGGACATcaaaacttgaaaaatgatgTGAAACCCCTTTAGAGCACAAGTCTACCAGAGGTAGAACAGTAACAGATAGTGCTATGTTTTGTTGAAAGACAATTTTACTATTTCTAATGGCAATACTGTGAGCAGAGAATACCCAATATTAACAATGCATTCAGTATTTTAGCATCAACACTGACTTCACACTGTGGAGTATGGActgtatttgaaatattttaaattatggaGAAAGAGTGCCATATATTTTGGCTATGTTGTTTCACTTTACCCCAGTATCAAGTTGACCATGCGTTTTGTGGCCTCATTGAGGACAGTAAGGACATCCACAAGTACTTCCCCTTTTTCTCCCATCCTGTTGAGGATCAGGCCAAAAATAAAAGACCAGACAATCAGGCCTAATGTATTGGCTCCTTCTACATAGTGGCCCACCAGTCGCACTTCTGTGGCATTCTGTAATAAGGCACTCATTAAATATAATGGTCCATGTATACAACACAACAACTCAATGTATCAAAGATTGTTACAGCAAATGAAAACTTCAAAGATCAGTCTTCATAGAGACGAGGGAAACACACTTACCATTTCCAGACTAGAATTTTGCTCATCTGTTTCAGATTCAAACTCCACCCTCTCTGTCTTATACTATGATAAAAAATTGATCAGTAGTCACATCATAAATACTACAATGTCTTCTTCATGGAATGCAAGGAAATGATTAGTATATTGTGTATCTGAATGAGAAACATACCTGTCGGAAGCAAGCCTGAATCAGGTTTTGTGGCACCATGTTTCTacaaacaatttttaaaaagtcacacTATCAGTAAGCTTGTAAATGTTGACCAACAACATAAGAAATGCGACCAAATCTTTGTAACTTTATAGAGCATTTGATGTACAGAATCATTTCTGCTTAAGACAAACATGTTCCAGCACTCCCAGAAATGGTACTGACTGAACTAAACATTGCTGAACTGGAGATTGCAACATGAATAAGTAGAGAAACCTGGTTGTCAGAACATACACTTTCTTACCTCACTAGATCCAACAAGGCATCGAGAGTGGAAAAGGACTCCTCATCCTCTGTTTCACCTTTTTTAACAGCATAAGCAATCCCAGGCTGGACCGATAGTACCAAGATTAATCCTACAACACATAATCCAGGGTTGAACGTAAGAAGATAATTTCTTTAGAGGAGTTGAATTAGCTTTCCTTTAGCATTCCCTGTTGCAATGTGTTAGCCTCGAGTCACACTTCAAGCCACTATTCCTGAATAATTTccttgttattttattttattataattcatAGGGcttattattatcttatgctttatcatgtatcctcaggtttagctattaataaatgtcttcgTATATCCTAAGAAGCTGTGGTTGGTTGTTTTCTGTAAGCATAGTAAACACAGGTCACTGGCAGGACAATAACTTACAgttatgagactgattcattaATTAAATTGAATAAGGGTTAGTGCTTCCTCCTGGCACTACCAAATACTAACTAAAGAGTAGGAGTTGCCCAGATGAGGTTATGTGTTATATCAATAAAGTGTTATGTTACTCTTCAAACCAAACAATACTTGTCTTACCTATAGTCACAGAAATTACAGTGGTTGAGACAAAGTATGCTGCTGCACGTCCAGCAACTCTTCTGGAGGTTTCAACACTTAGACCAGAAACACctataaaaaataacaacataagGTACGGTCTGCAAATGAAAGGTTTAAGGATCAATAAGATCATATATGGGTGTTGCATCACTGTAATGTAATGGAAAGTTAGGGCAACACAGGTAAAATCTCAAATATGTGAGTTCAGATGTGTTGTTTAAGACCTCTGTGAGGACCATTTTAAACCATACGTCACTGTATTGTATATTACATATactatttataataataataatttataaataataataataaaaataagttgatgtcaaattagttattttttccatgaaaacatatttctgttaaaacttacaaacatttttataccTGTAACCtggcaactaatcaataaaCACTATCTAGACTACACAAACTACACAGcgctgtatttaaaaaaaaaaaagtatactgTTCAGATCTGTCAAATCTATTGGCTTGTATCTATATGAGCCTCCTGTCAGCCAGAGACGGTGTTTAATGAACATAGCGCAGAGTCGACCAGCTGTCAAACATGTTGTCTTGCATGTAAAGGAAGGCAGCACGTCCTCTGTGTTCAACAGCCCCAATTTATAGAGAGCTGAGGTTTCATCCCCTTTGTACTCTAGCCCCTGTTCCAATTGCCTCGGCCAGACAATACTCTCTATTTTGacattaaaagtttgttttatttgttcttaaaaaaaattgaaacatAACACTGCTAAGatgactgaaaaaataaatagatgtgTACTTCTGTCATGGCAGGTAAAATTTGAACACCTGCACATGATAAAACTAATATTTTGTTGGCATTCAATGGCAACATATCCCAGATGTCTTTCCAAAGACAATACTCCAGTTACTCTGGATAATTAATGATACAtaaatgatatacagtatttgataATTATAATAAGAATATGCAGTAGACCGTTTTAGTTCCAGTTAAGTTGACATTTAGGACAAGAAGgtaagaagagggagagaagtcATGGTAAACAATGCAGTTTTCAAAACAAAGGCTTTGCAAATTACTTAAGAGGTAAGAAATGTATTTGTCATGATTGTTATACCtaaagcaagactatgtaatgtttcaaaaaagaaataacatttcctcttaaaaataaaagtctgaattcatgagaaataaaatacaactttgTTCAATTCATGTATGAAttgtatgaaatgaaatgtatgacCAGCAGTGGCTGGtgttcagcaaaagttacaCAGAGTTGCTTGAAAGATACTTGATATGTGTTTTGGTGCTAAACCTGTATTGGTAAACAATGAAAACTCAAGAGGGCAACTTTAATGTAGATTATGCAATATTTTTGGTTAATGGGTTTAAACTTGCCAAACCACCAGTATGTTCCTTCTACAATGAATGTGGAGTGTATAACATGTGCAGCCTAATGTACAGTTAAGGAGAAATATACCTTTGGCTTACCTGTTATCACACTTGTAACAATGAGAGGAACGGTAACTGCCTGAAGCATCCGCATGAGCATTTCTCCTGGAAAGCTGATGTATTGTTGGTCGAATTCAGACATAGGGACACAAATCTTGAGAATGAAGCCTAGAGCAATAcctgcaagacaaaaacaaagaaatataacaaaatcaACAAAGTGTATAAGTGTAAGAATAGGGATGTAATacgtaaaaaaacacaaaaacttttTCACAAAAAGGGCTTTCATCTTTTCAGCCA is part of the Thunnus albacares chromosome 3, fThuAlb1.1, whole genome shotgun sequence genome and harbors:
- the LOC122979629 gene encoding excitatory amino acid transporter 3-like, translating into METSEADNNPGSTGCLRACLEYILHHKFLVSSLTAVALGIALGFILKICVPMSEFDQQYISFPGEMLMRMLQAVTVPLIVTSVITGVSGLSVETSRRVAGRAAAYFVSTTVISVTIGLILVLSVQPGIAYAVKKGETEDEESFSTLDALLDLVRNMVPQNLIQACFRQYKTERVEFESETDEQNSSLEMNATEVRLVGHYVEGANTLGLIVWSFIFGLILNRMGEKGEVLVDVLTVLNEATKRMVNLILGYLPFGVLFLIASHVVEVHDWETTFKLGKFMVVVVVGLIIHGVIVLPGIYFLCVRRNPFSVIRGVSSALLTALVISSSSATLPLTFRCCEEKLMIDKRVTRFMLPIGTNINMDGTALYEVVAAVFIAQLNHIHLDLSQLLTLSVTSAVSSIGAAGIPATGAVTTLFVLTSIGLPAKEASILVVVEWLLDRCNTVLNVMGDCIGVAIVSHMSRKELEELDEHGRKITRVHDSDTDSGTPDEIQVNISRQDSDDILYLPQDSDAFEHFQDADELSEDSDLQILCIPAEYLSLHDSDAEGCSPGEIQVHISSQYSDDDNSDDEYI